One genomic segment of Methylocystis sp. SC2 includes these proteins:
- the murD gene encoding UDP-N-acetylmuramoyl-L-alanine--D-glutamate ligase, with translation MTPVETFKGKRVALFGLGGSGLSTARALIAGGAQVAAWDDGEAGRLKAVAQGVALEDLAAADWSGFDALILSPGVPLTHPEPHWTVLAAQAAGVEIIGDVELFCREREARAGGSPFIAITGTNGKSTTTALIAHILREAGRDVQLGGNIGVPILDLEPPSDERIHVIECSSFQIDLAPSLAPTVGVLINITPDHIDRHGTIENYAAIKERLVAAAEVALVGVDDAYCHAIGARLSEAETPERRVVPISGKRALDWGFYVEDRSVYFREQGHPPEEAELIGSLDGARALRGAHNAQNAAFAAAAAWECGLDDDEIARGLLSFPGLPHRMEEVRRIERAVFVNDSKATNADAAEKALVSYTDIYWILGGRSKEGGVEPLRPHFSRIRKAYLIGEAADDFARTLEGALPFEQCGTLDVATTRAALDALAEGAPEPVVLLSPACASYDQFANFEARGDAFRGAVEGLPAVIAARKGGLT, from the coding sequence ATGACGCCGGTCGAGACATTCAAGGGCAAGCGGGTCGCGCTTTTTGGCCTCGGCGGGTCGGGCCTCTCCACGGCGCGCGCGCTGATCGCCGGCGGCGCGCAGGTCGCCGCCTGGGATGATGGCGAGGCGGGCCGCCTGAAGGCGGTTGCGCAAGGCGTCGCGCTCGAGGATCTTGCTGCGGCGGATTGGAGCGGCTTCGATGCGCTCATCCTTTCTCCCGGCGTGCCGCTGACCCATCCCGAGCCGCATTGGACGGTGCTGGCGGCGCAGGCTGCGGGCGTCGAAATCATCGGCGACGTCGAATTGTTCTGCCGCGAACGTGAAGCGCGCGCCGGAGGATCGCCCTTCATCGCCATCACCGGCACAAACGGCAAATCGACGACGACGGCGCTGATCGCGCATATTTTGCGCGAAGCCGGCCGCGACGTGCAGCTCGGCGGCAATATCGGCGTGCCGATTCTCGACCTCGAGCCGCCATCGGACGAGCGCATTCACGTCATCGAATGCTCGTCGTTCCAGATCGATCTCGCGCCCTCGCTGGCGCCGACGGTCGGCGTATTGATCAACATCACGCCGGACCACATCGACCGCCACGGGACGATTGAGAATTACGCCGCCATCAAGGAGCGCCTCGTCGCCGCGGCCGAAGTGGCGCTGGTCGGCGTCGACGACGCCTATTGCCATGCGATCGGCGCGCGTCTTAGCGAAGCCGAGACCCCCGAGCGGCGCGTCGTGCCGATCTCCGGGAAGCGCGCGCTCGACTGGGGATTTTATGTCGAGGATCGAAGCGTCTATTTCCGCGAGCAGGGACATCCGCCGGAAGAAGCCGAGCTGATCGGTTCGCTCGACGGCGCGCGCGCGCTGCGCGGCGCGCATAATGCGCAGAACGCCGCCTTCGCCGCCGCCGCCGCGTGGGAGTGCGGATTGGACGACGACGAGATCGCGCGCGGCCTGTTGAGCTTTCCTGGCCTGCCGCATCGGATGGAGGAAGTCCGGCGCATCGAGCGTGCGGTCTTCGTCAATGATTCGAAGGCGACCAACGCCGACGCCGCCGAAAAGGCCTTGGTGAGCTATACCGACATCTACTGGATTCTCGGCGGCCGATCGAAAGAGGGCGGCGTCGAACCGCTGCGTCCGCATTTCTCGCGCATCCGCAAAGCCTATCTGATCGGCGAGGCCGCCGACGATTTTGCGCGCACGCTGGAAGGCGCGCTGCCTTTCGAACAGTGCGGAACGCTTGACGTCGCGACGACGCGCGCGGCGCTCGACGCGCTTGCCGAAGGCGCGCCCGAGCCGGTGGTGCTGCTGTCGCCGGCCTGCGCCTCCTATGACCAGTTCGCCAATTTCGAGGCGCGGGGCGATGCGTTTCGCGGCGCCGTCGAAGGGCTTCCCGCCGTGATCGCGGCGCGAAAAGGAGGGCTGACATGA
- a CDS encoding FtsW/RodA/SpoVE family cell cycle protein produces MISRAERTLFSDWAWTVDRWLLASLALLIVAGLVFSMAGSPPVAERLHLATFHFVNRQVLYLLPALVLMIATSFLSPRHVRRLALVIFVVSLALVFATILYGQEVKGARRWIFGIQPSEFLKPAFVVLVAWAFSEGARRKDVPGNLIALLLLPIAIAPLMLQPDFGQTMLISIVWAALFFMAGLHWIWVVGLGGLGGVSALLAYKFVPHVHARIESFLEPPPPVAGVPANFQSETALESFIAGSWFGKGPGEGVIKRILPDSHTDFIFAVIGEEFGVLICIALAAVFAFVVVRGLFSAARNSDPFCRFATAGLVMLFGLQSCINMAVNVHLMPAKGMTLPFVSYGGSSLISLSLGMGFLLAVTRKRPRSRVLSELAATGAPAAA; encoded by the coding sequence ATGATCTCCCGCGCGGAACGAACGCTATTCTCCGACTGGGCGTGGACCGTCGATCGCTGGCTGCTCGCGAGCCTCGCCCTGCTGATCGTCGCCGGTCTCGTCTTTTCCATGGCCGGCAGTCCGCCCGTCGCGGAGCGGCTGCATCTGGCGACCTTCCACTTCGTCAACCGGCAGGTGCTCTATCTTCTGCCGGCGCTGGTCCTGATGATTGCGACCTCGTTTCTTTCGCCGCGTCACGTGCGCCGACTGGCGCTGGTGATCTTCGTCGTCTCTCTCGCGCTCGTCTTCGCCACCATCCTCTACGGCCAGGAAGTGAAGGGCGCGAGGCGATGGATTTTCGGGATCCAGCCGTCCGAATTTCTCAAGCCCGCATTCGTCGTGCTCGTCGCCTGGGCCTTCTCCGAAGGGGCGCGTCGCAAGGATGTTCCAGGCAATCTGATCGCGCTTCTGCTGCTGCCGATCGCGATCGCGCCGCTGATGCTGCAGCCTGATTTTGGCCAGACGATGCTGATTTCTATTGTGTGGGCGGCGCTGTTTTTCATGGCCGGCTTGCACTGGATCTGGGTTGTCGGATTGGGCGGGCTAGGCGGCGTCTCGGCGCTGCTCGCCTATAAATTCGTGCCGCATGTCCATGCGCGCATCGAATCCTTTCTGGAGCCGCCGCCGCCGGTCGCAGGCGTGCCGGCGAATTTCCAGTCGGAGACGGCGCTCGAGAGCTTCATCGCCGGTTCGTGGTTCGGCAAGGGCCCGGGCGAAGGGGTCATCAAGCGCATCCTGCCCGACTCGCACACGGATTTCATCTTCGCGGTCATCGGCGAGGAGTTCGGCGTTCTTATCTGCATCGCGCTCGCCGCGGTGTTCGCCTTCGTCGTGGTGCGGGGGTTATTCTCGGCGGCGCGCAACAGCGATCCCTTCTGCCGTTTTGCGACGGCGGGACTGGTGATGCTGTTTGGCCTGCAGAGCTGCATCAATATGGCGGTGAACGTGCATCTGATGCCCGCCAAGGGCATGACGCTGCCCTTCGTCTCCTATGGCGGCTCTTCCCTGATTTCGCTGTCGCTCGGCATGGGTTTCTTGCTCGCCGTCACGCGTAAGCGGCCGCGGTCCCGCGTGCTGAGCGAGCTCGCCGCGACGGGCGCGCCCGCCGCCGCATGA